From Halobacillus sp. Marseille-Q1614, the proteins below share one genomic window:
- the thiW gene encoding energy coupling factor transporter S component ThiW has translation MSRTRLLTTMAVFVALGTLSAQVIWFPAGIAKAYPVQHAINVMAAITLGPIHAVTIAFTIGLLRNLLGLGTLLAFPGGMAGALLAGFFYKWIRRKGAAPVGEVIGSGLIGALFAVPFAQVLMGSAAGAFAFVPSFLISSVSGSLFGWFVASRVLKSRLIPQLLH, from the coding sequence ATGAGCCGAACACGTTTATTGACAACGATGGCTGTATTCGTTGCTTTAGGTACTCTCAGCGCGCAGGTGATATGGTTTCCAGCCGGAATCGCGAAAGCTTATCCTGTACAGCATGCGATCAATGTCATGGCTGCGATCACACTTGGCCCCATACATGCTGTTACGATCGCTTTTACGATTGGTTTGCTGAGAAATCTGCTTGGACTTGGAACGCTGCTCGCTTTTCCTGGAGGCATGGCCGGTGCACTGCTTGCCGGCTTCTTTTACAAATGGATCAGGCGAAAAGGTGCGGCTCCCGTCGGTGAAGTGATTGGTTCTGGGTTGATCGGCGCTTTATTTGCCGTGCCTTTTGCACAGGTTTTAATGGGAAGTGCAGCCGGGGCTTTCGCCTTTGTTCCATCATTTCTAATCAGCAGTGTGAGCGGGTCACTGTTTGGGTGGTTTGTCGCATCACGTGTACTGAAATCAAGATTAATTCCACAGCTTTTACATTAA
- the thiD gene encoding bifunctional hydroxymethylpyrimidine kinase/phosphomethylpyrimidine kinase — protein sequence MTQVSTALTIAGTDPSGGAGIQADLKTFQELKSYGMSVVTSVVSQNTTGVKDVHHLPADFIKSQLNAVSSDMPIHALKTGMIANIEMMKVVAEWIPQTTAPYVMDPVMVATSGDALIEEEARSLLRDHLLPLTSVVTPNIPEAEFLLGEEIKGTEDMKLAAEQICTRFQTGAVLIKGGHLEGEAVDFLYDGSKMHTFSSERIDTKNTHGTGCTYAAAITAYLSQGAPLPLAVEKSKAFVTEAIRYSFNLGKGSGPTNHFAMRQEGVRK from the coding sequence ATGACTCAAGTATCGACAGCCTTAACGATTGCAGGCACCGATCCCAGCGGAGGAGCCGGGATACAGGCAGATCTAAAAACTTTTCAAGAACTTAAGAGCTATGGAATGAGTGTAGTTACATCGGTTGTGTCTCAGAACACAACGGGTGTAAAAGACGTGCATCATCTGCCCGCTGATTTTATAAAAAGCCAGCTTAACGCTGTTTCAAGCGACATGCCGATTCACGCGCTGAAAACAGGCATGATTGCAAATATTGAGATGATGAAAGTGGTTGCAGAATGGATTCCGCAGACAACAGCGCCATACGTCATGGATCCCGTGATGGTTGCGACAAGCGGAGATGCCCTGATCGAAGAAGAAGCAAGGAGCCTGCTGAGGGATCATTTGCTGCCGCTCACTTCAGTAGTGACACCGAATATTCCTGAAGCTGAGTTCCTGTTAGGAGAAGAAATAAAAGGGACGGAAGATATGAAGCTGGCTGCCGAGCAGATTTGTACAAGATTTCAAACGGGTGCGGTATTAATCAAAGGAGGTCATTTAGAAGGAGAAGCGGTGGACTTTTTATATGACGGTTCTAAAATGCATACATTCTCCAGTGAACGAATTGACACGAAGAATACACATGGTACGGGATGCACGTATGCGGCAGCGATCACGGCTTACTTAAGCCAGGGAGCTCCACTGCCGCTGGCTGTAGAAAAATCAAAAGCGTTTGTGACCGAAGCAATTCGATATTCCTTTAACTTAGGAAAAGGAAGCGGACCGACCAATCATTTTGCAATGCGTCAGGAGGGAGTAAGGAAATGA
- the tenA gene encoding thiaminase II, with protein sequence MSFTEVLRRENNDIFEAIFHHPFVEGIGKGDVPHDSIAHYIKADYEYLNAFMRIYGMGISKSSNRKDIEYFNQQISFTLNSETHPHQNFCNVIGVGYDELHGYPLPPTADHYVKHMEHHARQGSLGELIAAVLPCPWTYLEIGQYLMEKYQPAPDAAFYPWIKFYADLEFETLSKNMCQRLDELADKASEAEQERMKEAFRKSCQLEWKFWQMAHICEEWPKGEGVNIR encoded by the coding sequence ATGAGTTTTACAGAAGTCCTAAGAAGGGAAAACAATGATATATTTGAAGCGATCTTTCATCATCCTTTTGTCGAAGGTATTGGAAAGGGAGACGTACCTCATGATTCAATCGCCCATTACATTAAAGCGGATTATGAATACTTGAATGCTTTTATGCGAATCTATGGAATGGGAATTTCTAAATCGTCCAACCGAAAAGATATTGAATACTTTAATCAGCAAATTTCATTTACTTTAAACAGTGAAACCCATCCTCATCAGAATTTTTGTAATGTAATCGGTGTGGGATATGATGAATTGCACGGTTATCCGCTGCCGCCGACGGCTGACCATTACGTTAAGCATATGGAGCACCACGCAAGGCAGGGAAGCTTAGGGGAACTGATAGCAGCTGTTCTCCCATGCCCGTGGACCTACCTGGAGATCGGACAATATTTAATGGAAAAATACCAGCCCGCTCCGGACGCTGCGTTCTATCCATGGATTAAATTTTATGCAGATCTGGAATTTGAAACGTTGTCCAAAAACATGTGCCAGCGATTAGACGAACTGGCAGATAAAGCTTCAGAAGCTGAACAGGAGCGTATGAAGGAAGCGTTCCGTAAAAGCTGCCAGCTGGAGTGGAAATTCTGGCAAATGGCTCATATTTGTGAAGAATGGCCGAAAGGGGAAGGGGTGAATATCAGATGA
- the ligD gene encoding DNA ligase D: MFNRPMLPTLTNTPPKSKEWSYEIKYDGFRVLLHWTTEGITLTSRNGKNLTAQFPEITDTDHITPPTDLPLLLDGELVILNNPYQANFELVQQRGRTKRKDKVKELSKKRPAKFMAFDLLYYQEDRTAASYAERKKFLKKAIANLNHPHIQEVPFSKKWNEIYETAFDHLSEGIVVKQNNSTYTYNKRSKQWLKIKLWRTVSGFLTEYHPENDYYTVEIYEDDSRVPLGRFKNGLDDDQSTTLRTFFKDKGVNWRIDPCIVVDIHCLGVNEGEFREPLFSNFRFDLSPEDCTEDKLNWDLALLPENVEFTTLDKPLWPPIGIRKRDYLIYLRRVFPYMKPFLIEKKLTVIRYPHGIEDESFFQKHLPDYAPDYVKGWKQTDGDIALRADELSPLLWLGNQGALELHLPFQRAEAKDPDEIVFDLDPPDRSAFHLAVLAAQLLKHLLDKLEVNSFVKTSGNKGLQIHIPITEGSLTYSETRRFTERLASLLTKEKPDLFTIERLKKNRGDRLYIDYVQHAEGKTIIAPYSARATNEASVATPIFWSELNDQLSPADFTIENVIERVYALGCPFQNYHECRKLQPVDTIKEL, from the coding sequence ATGTTTAATCGGCCTATGCTCCCCACTCTGACTAATACTCCGCCAAAGTCAAAAGAGTGGAGCTATGAAATTAAATATGACGGCTTTCGTGTCCTTTTGCACTGGACAACAGAAGGCATCACTTTAACGAGCCGAAACGGCAAAAACTTAACGGCCCAGTTTCCGGAAATTACAGACACTGATCATATTACTCCGCCGACTGACCTGCCGCTGCTCCTCGATGGAGAGCTCGTTATTTTAAATAATCCCTATCAGGCGAATTTCGAGCTGGTGCAGCAGCGCGGGCGTACGAAAAGGAAGGATAAGGTCAAGGAGCTCTCCAAGAAGCGTCCAGCGAAGTTTATGGCCTTTGACCTCCTCTATTATCAAGAAGACAGGACAGCTGCATCTTATGCGGAAAGAAAGAAGTTTTTAAAGAAAGCGATAGCCAATCTCAATCATCCCCATATTCAAGAAGTTCCTTTCTCTAAAAAGTGGAACGAGATTTACGAGACAGCTTTTGATCATTTAAGTGAAGGAATTGTTGTGAAGCAAAACAACAGCACTTACACCTATAACAAAAGGTCAAAGCAATGGCTGAAAATTAAGCTGTGGCGGACCGTTTCTGGTTTTCTAACGGAATACCACCCGGAAAATGATTACTATACCGTCGAAATCTATGAAGACGACAGCAGAGTTCCCCTGGGGCGATTTAAAAATGGATTAGATGATGACCAGTCGACCACCTTAAGAACGTTTTTTAAAGATAAGGGAGTGAATTGGCGGATTGATCCATGCATTGTCGTCGATATTCATTGCTTAGGAGTAAACGAGGGAGAGTTTAGAGAGCCTCTGTTCAGCAATTTTCGCTTTGATTTATCTCCTGAAGACTGCACAGAGGATAAGCTGAACTGGGATCTGGCGCTTTTACCTGAGAATGTTGAATTTACAACCCTTGATAAACCCTTATGGCCACCAATAGGAATCCGAAAAAGAGACTATCTGATTTATTTGCGCCGTGTGTTTCCTTATATGAAACCTTTTCTGATAGAAAAGAAACTGACTGTGATCCGCTATCCTCACGGCATAGAAGATGAGTCCTTTTTCCAAAAGCATCTCCCTGACTATGCACCAGATTACGTAAAAGGATGGAAGCAGACGGACGGTGACATAGCGTTAAGAGCAGATGAGCTTTCCCCTCTGTTATGGTTAGGCAACCAGGGGGCTTTAGAGCTTCACCTCCCTTTTCAGCGGGCCGAAGCGAAAGACCCTGATGAAATCGTTTTTGACCTGGATCCCCCGGACCGTTCCGCTTTTCACTTGGCCGTATTAGCGGCTCAGCTGCTGAAGCACCTGCTCGATAAACTCGAAGTGAATAGTTTTGTAAAAACCTCGGGCAACAAAGGGCTTCAGATTCATATTCCAATAACAGAGGGCAGCTTAACGTACAGCGAAACAAGAAGGTTTACAGAACGACTGGCGTCACTGTTAACGAAAGAAAAACCTGATCTGTTTACAATCGAACGATTGAAAAAGAACCGTGGAGACCGTCTATATATAGATTACGTGCAGCATGCCGAAGGAAAAACGATCATTGCTCCTTATTCCGCGCGGGCCACTAATGAAGCCAGCGTTGCGACACCTATTTTCTGGAGTGAATTAAACGATCAGCTATCCCCAGCCGATTTTACGATCGAAAATGTAATTGAAAGGGTTTACGCATTAGGCTGCCCTTTTCAAAACTACCATGAGTGCCGGAAACTCCAGCCGGTTGATACGATAAAAGAGCTATAA
- a CDS encoding DUF3221 domain-containing protein, whose product MKKWMLILLLVTVGCGSQEGAEEPSDDQTGSESKQFSGYVMDQNENSILVVDNIEPDGGSPIWITGVEEDMWLGKSVEVTVDGPVAESYPMQAQAGEVKVVKAKKPEGADLDESQVLASALAEVDRSNTLSVESMTYDQEQDQWIIKMRSTVTESGAEKVIVPDQNFGE is encoded by the coding sequence ATGAAGAAATGGATGCTGATATTGCTCTTAGTTACAGTAGGCTGCGGGAGTCAAGAAGGAGCAGAAGAACCTTCAGACGACCAGACAGGAAGTGAATCAAAACAGTTCTCTGGATATGTAATGGATCAAAATGAAAATAGCATCTTAGTGGTAGATAACATTGAGCCCGATGGAGGCAGCCCTATTTGGATTACAGGAGTAGAAGAAGACATGTGGCTTGGCAAGTCTGTAGAAGTGACTGTAGATGGTCCTGTGGCCGAATCCTACCCTATGCAGGCCCAGGCCGGGGAAGTAAAGGTCGTTAAAGCAAAAAAGCCGGAAGGGGCTGACTTAGATGAGTCTCAGGTCCTTGCCAGCGCGCTTGCTGAGGTAGACCGAAGCAACACCCTGTCTGTTGAAAGTATGACGTATGATCAGGAACAAGATCAATGGATCATAAAAATGCGATCCACCGTTACTGAAAGCGGTGCAGAAAAAGTCATTGTTCCCGACCAGAATTTTGGGGAATAA
- a CDS encoding Fic family protein has protein sequence MPNSRYGSGKSRYCYEGTSILINHYDIKDDRQLQSMENILSAQRLSELQERPVTGEFDLRHLQRIHECLFKDLYPFAGELRTENITKDGFSFAQAQFIREAAEPIFTALLEEDWEHMSREQLAERLAFYMAEINVLHPFREGNGRSLREFARCLALEAGYFLDWAAVPREEVLAASVESVKSPDRLERVIFRSLSRL, from the coding sequence ATGCCTAACTCCCGGTATGGAAGCGGGAAATCGCGTTATTGCTATGAAGGTACATCTATTCTCATAAACCATTACGATATAAAAGATGACCGTCAGCTCCAGAGTATGGAAAACATTCTCTCGGCCCAGCGGCTTTCTGAGCTGCAGGAACGGCCGGTAACGGGGGAGTTCGATCTCAGGCACCTGCAGAGGATTCATGAGTGCCTGTTTAAAGACTTATACCCTTTCGCTGGTGAGCTGCGGACTGAAAATATTACGAAGGATGGGTTCTCCTTCGCCCAGGCCCAGTTTATAAGGGAAGCAGCCGAACCTATCTTTACTGCTCTTTTAGAAGAAGATTGGGAACATATGAGTCGTGAGCAGCTGGCCGAGCGGTTAGCGTTTTATATGGCAGAGATTAATGTGCTTCACCCTTTTCGTGAAGGAAACGGAAGAAGTTTAAGAGAATTTGCCCGGTGCCTGGCTTTAGAGGCGGGATACTTCCTGGACTGGGCGGCTGTGCCCCGTGAAGAAGTTCTTGCGGCAAGCGTCGAGTCCGTGAAGAGTCCAGATAGGCTTGAGAGAGTCATTTTTCGTTCGTTAAGCCGTTTATAA
- a CDS encoding Ku protein — protein sequence MHTMWKGTISFGLVNIPIKLHAATDNKDIKLRQLHEECKSPIEYKKRCPVCEKEVANEDIVKAYEYTKNKFVVLDSEDLENLKREQEDKAVEILDFVKLEEIDPIYFERSYYLSPNEGGTKAYSLLRQALKDTGKIGVAKIIIRSKEQLAIVRVYDNTLIMETIHYPDEVRSASDVPNVPEESDLSKKEVSTAISLIDQLTEEFDPEKYTDEYRAALLELIEAKRNNEKVTTAKAKPEPANVTDLMEALEKSLENTKESKKVAPKKKTAAKKKSTRKKKTS from the coding sequence ATGCATACGATGTGGAAAGGAACGATCAGCTTCGGACTTGTGAATATACCAATCAAGCTGCATGCGGCTACAGATAATAAAGATATTAAGCTCAGACAGCTGCACGAAGAATGTAAGTCACCGATCGAATATAAAAAAAGATGTCCTGTCTGTGAAAAAGAAGTAGCGAACGAGGATATCGTCAAAGCGTATGAATATACGAAAAACAAGTTTGTAGTGCTCGACTCAGAGGATTTGGAAAACTTAAAGCGCGAGCAGGAAGATAAAGCTGTAGAGATTCTAGACTTTGTAAAACTTGAAGAAATTGACCCGATTTATTTTGAGCGAAGCTATTATTTATCACCGAATGAAGGCGGTACCAAAGCATACAGTCTATTAAGACAAGCTTTAAAGGATACAGGCAAAATTGGAGTGGCTAAAATTATTATCCGTTCCAAAGAACAGCTGGCGATCGTACGTGTTTACGACAATACGTTAATTATGGAAACGATCCATTATCCGGACGAAGTAAGAAGTGCGTCGGACGTGCCGAATGTACCTGAGGAGTCAGACTTAAGCAAAAAAGAAGTAAGCACCGCCATTTCGCTGATCGATCAGCTGACCGAGGAATTCGATCCGGAAAAATATACAGACGAATACAGGGCAGCTTTATTAGAATTAATCGAAGCGAAGAGAAATAATGAAAAAGTAACGACAGCCAAGGCCAAGCCTGAACCGGCTAACGTTACAGATTTAATGGAAGCTTTGGAAAAATCATTGGAGAATACGAAAGAATCGAAAAAAGTGGCACCGAAGAAAAAGACAGCCGCCAAAAAGAAGTCGACCCGCAAGAAAAAAACATCTTAA
- the eutB gene encoding hydroxyectoine utilization dehydratase EutB, with protein MSITLRDVWKANKRIESIIERTPLLYSEPLSLKTGNHVYLKLENYQPTGAFKLRGAANKILSLSDEEKTKGVATFSTGNHGIAVSYVAKQLGINAVVCISNRVPGEKVNRLKRLGAEVVIVGENQDDAEARCYQLEKEEGFSVIKPFDDPYVIAGQGTIGLEIMEQCPEADEVIIPLSGGGLLAGIGYTLKTMVPEMKIQGVSMEQSAVMHESLKHGAPVVMKETPTLADSLLGGIGPDNEYTFTLTKNYLDESVLVSEEMIKKGMVFMMEYHKMIVEGAAAVGVSHVLKQSDRRGKNIVLVISGNNVDHQAICDLI; from the coding sequence ATGAGCATTACGCTGCGTGATGTATGGAAGGCCAATAAACGGATCGAATCGATCATCGAGCGGACGCCGCTTTTATACTCAGAACCGTTGTCGCTTAAGACAGGGAACCACGTTTACCTTAAGCTGGAAAACTATCAGCCGACAGGTGCTTTTAAGCTGAGGGGAGCAGCCAATAAAATCCTTTCGCTGTCAGATGAAGAAAAGACCAAAGGTGTCGCCACGTTTTCTACAGGAAACCATGGGATTGCTGTCTCCTATGTTGCCAAACAGCTCGGCATAAATGCGGTTGTCTGTATATCGAATCGTGTGCCGGGTGAGAAGGTCAACCGTTTAAAAAGGCTTGGAGCAGAAGTAGTGATTGTCGGAGAAAATCAGGATGATGCCGAAGCCCGCTGCTATCAGCTTGAAAAGGAAGAAGGTTTTTCTGTGATTAAGCCGTTTGATGACCCTTACGTTATTGCAGGACAGGGGACGATCGGCCTTGAGATTATGGAGCAGTGCCCGGAAGCAGACGAAGTGATCATTCCGCTTTCAGGAGGAGGGCTGCTTGCAGGTATCGGATATACTTTGAAAACGATGGTTCCGGAGATGAAGATTCAAGGGGTATCGATGGAACAGTCGGCTGTTATGCATGAGAGTTTAAAGCATGGAGCTCCTGTCGTTATGAAAGAAACCCCTACATTAGCAGACAGCTTGCTGGGAGGGATCGGTCCTGATAATGAATATACGTTTACTTTAACGAAAAATTACTTAGATGAGAGTGTCCTTGTTTCAGAGGAAATGATAAAAAAAGGAATGGTTTTTATGATGGAGTATCATAAAATGATCGTAGAAGGAGCGGCTGCTGTTGGAGTAAGCCACGTTCTTAAACAAAGTGACCGTAGAGGGAAGAATATTGTGCTCGTCATTAGCGGAAATAATGTCGATCACCAGGCGATATGTGATTTGATATAA
- a CDS encoding fatty acid--CoA ligase, with protein sequence MGPTLKSMFEQTVSKYPEKEALIDLRLGTRWTYRQWDEEVNKLANALLTQGVDKGDRVSTVLFNTAEFSTALFACMKIGAVFNPINFRLTSQEIDYILKDAEPKVVIFEKATAAAVQGAAGAMTETDFWSIDEKGLPYADNYYDRIQDKQTNRPDCLVEEDDLYAIMYTSGTTGAPKGVLHTHRDMVDQALILTATLRITPDDRGLSVAPMFHCAELHCAFFPRVMVGASNVILHHFDASQMIETVREEQINTLFAAPTMWNMVLQEDFDPSDFHTLRQGLYGGAPMAPALTTRLHDTLGVQLLQAYGMTEMGPAITALMEDEQITKAGSAGRPILNHEVRVVRTREDGPADPDDICESGELGEIVVRGPSTMNGYYKLPEATEEAMYKGWYHSGDIGSFDEEGYLWVSDRVKDMIISGGENIYSREVEDVLFDHPDVVDAAVIGEPDEMWGERVVAYIVSKGALTPEQLEDFCTSTDRLARYKRPRRYEFVEELPRNASGKLQKFKLRDTLQSKTP encoded by the coding sequence ATGGGACCCACATTAAAAAGTATGTTTGAGCAGACGGTATCCAAGTATCCAGAAAAGGAAGCTCTCATAGATTTACGTTTAGGAACAAGGTGGACTTATAGACAGTGGGATGAAGAAGTCAATAAGCTCGCGAATGCTTTGCTTACCCAGGGTGTAGATAAAGGGGACAGAGTATCTACGGTTCTGTTTAATACAGCAGAATTTTCAACTGCTTTATTTGCCTGCATGAAAATAGGAGCAGTGTTTAATCCGATTAATTTCAGGCTCACTTCTCAGGAAATTGATTATATTTTAAAAGACGCCGAGCCGAAAGTCGTCATATTTGAAAAAGCAACAGCAGCTGCAGTCCAAGGTGCGGCCGGAGCAATGACAGAAACTGATTTCTGGTCCATTGATGAAAAAGGCCTGCCTTATGCGGATAACTATTATGACAGGATACAGGATAAGCAAACGAACCGTCCGGACTGCCTTGTGGAGGAAGATGATCTTTATGCGATTATGTACACTTCTGGCACGACTGGTGCTCCAAAAGGAGTTCTTCATACCCATCGCGACATGGTCGATCAGGCGCTGATTTTAACAGCTACGTTAAGAATTACACCTGACGATCGGGGATTATCGGTCGCCCCGATGTTTCACTGCGCAGAGCTTCACTGTGCGTTTTTCCCAAGAGTGATGGTGGGAGCTTCAAATGTAATTCTTCACCACTTCGATGCCTCCCAAATGATCGAAACCGTTAGGGAGGAACAAATCAACACTTTATTTGCAGCGCCGACAATGTGGAATATGGTCCTGCAGGAAGACTTTGACCCATCCGATTTTCACACATTAAGACAAGGGTTGTATGGTGGTGCCCCAATGGCTCCGGCTTTAACAACGAGGCTGCACGACACTCTTGGTGTCCAGCTTCTTCAGGCTTACGGCATGACAGAAATGGGACCGGCTATTACTGCTCTGATGGAAGATGAACAAATTACGAAAGCTGGTTCTGCAGGAAGACCTATCCTCAATCATGAGGTTCGTGTTGTAAGGACGAGAGAAGATGGACCTGCTGACCCGGATGACATCTGTGAGTCGGGAGAGCTTGGGGAGATTGTCGTTCGCGGTCCGAGCACAATGAACGGCTATTACAAGCTGCCGGAAGCAACGGAAGAAGCGATGTATAAAGGATGGTACCACTCCGGCGATATAGGCTCCTTTGATGAGGAAGGCTACCTCTGGGTGAGTGACCGCGTCAAAGATATGATTATCTCAGGCGGCGAAAACATCTATTCACGGGAAGTGGAAGATGTTTTATTTGATCATCCCGATGTCGTCGATGCCGCTGTAATCGGTGAACCCGATGAAATGTGGGGAGAGCGGGTGGTCGCCTACATTGTCAGCAAAGGAGCTCTCACTCCTGAACAATTAGAGGATTTCTGTACATCAACCGACCGGCTGGCCCGATATAAACGGCCGAGACGTTATGAATTTGTAGAAGAACTGCCTCGAAACGCCAGCGGTAAGCTGCAGAAGTTCAAGCTGAGGGATACCCTCCAGAGTAAAACTCCATAA
- a CDS encoding PucR family transcriptional regulator, with protein MGIQVREVLQLPVMAPAKILTGSHLLNEREIEWISVIETPVENFVRKNEFVLSTGIGCSDDPRALEDYVRDVIDSGASALAFATGRHLFKIPDRVLKAAEDQQFIVLELPWEVRFGDVLHDVLSEINRKKEVEQKQAEEIRQELINCVLNGKGLQEIMKIVYENTHIPVAISDHNKIVRANYHFKRHMIDVLNGDAEGEYELLPSEETPFKDHPLYHYIEEFQIGDDRCYQLTILSNYKKQGYLLFKPETTGELTWSNLNILEHALTACALYFVKENAIEMTEIRLKDNFLLDLAKKDIEMDKPLQSKAQLLGYDLSKPYICLAGEIRFTKIADDLIRGSDQSVMSSSMHSRNYYIQKEVAHAGDVLKRRTMATFEDGEVIVFLEADSNSSYVETANQFLDLVERRLNELLAGLSISWGISMHKDGIYTFHKSYNEAVTAFNIGRQQHEIGERTFFSDTRMNRLLMALSHEKEIEEIVKSTLQKLIEYDQKRQTDLIHTFIVYNKYNSNVSQTARALNLHRQSLLHRLRNIEQLTGLSLLNADDMFLLELSVRLWMLKKVEN; from the coding sequence ATGGGAATTCAAGTAAGAGAAGTTTTGCAGCTGCCTGTGATGGCACCGGCGAAAATATTAACAGGAAGTCATCTTCTGAACGAAAGAGAGATTGAATGGATATCGGTGATTGAAACACCTGTAGAAAATTTTGTCAGAAAAAACGAATTCGTATTAAGTACAGGCATTGGCTGCAGTGATGACCCGAGAGCTCTTGAAGACTATGTACGGGATGTGATTGATTCTGGAGCTTCCGCCCTGGCGTTTGCTACGGGCCGCCACCTTTTTAAAATTCCTGACAGGGTGTTAAAAGCAGCGGAAGATCAGCAGTTTATTGTGCTGGAGCTGCCATGGGAAGTGCGTTTCGGTGATGTGCTGCATGATGTCTTATCAGAGATTAACCGGAAGAAAGAAGTCGAACAGAAGCAGGCAGAAGAAATCCGTCAAGAGTTAATCAACTGTGTGCTAAATGGGAAAGGCCTGCAGGAGATTATGAAAATCGTTTATGAAAACACTCATATTCCTGTAGCGATCAGCGATCATAACAAAATCGTCCGGGCAAATTACCATTTTAAACGGCACATGATTGATGTTTTAAACGGTGATGCTGAAGGAGAATATGAGCTTCTTCCTTCAGAGGAAACGCCTTTTAAAGACCATCCGCTTTATCACTATATCGAAGAGTTTCAAATAGGGGACGACCGCTGTTATCAGCTGACGATTTTATCGAATTATAAAAAACAGGGTTACCTGTTATTTAAACCTGAAACAACTGGAGAGCTGACTTGGTCGAACTTAAATATCCTCGAACATGCGCTGACCGCATGCGCCCTTTATTTTGTAAAAGAAAACGCGATTGAAATGACAGAAATACGTCTCAAGGACAACTTTTTATTAGATCTTGCTAAGAAAGACATCGAAATGGATAAACCACTCCAATCGAAAGCCCAGCTGCTTGGATACGATTTGAGTAAGCCTTATATTTGTCTTGCTGGCGAGATTCGTTTTACAAAAATAGCGGACGATCTTATACGAGGTTCCGATCAATCGGTTATGTCTTCCTCTATGCACAGCCGCAATTACTATATTCAGAAAGAAGTAGCCCATGCCGGAGACGTGTTAAAAAGGAGAACAATGGCTACCTTTGAAGATGGGGAAGTTATTGTTTTCTTGGAAGCCGACAGCAACAGCTCCTATGTCGAAACAGCGAACCAGTTCCTTGATTTAGTGGAGCGGCGCTTGAATGAATTATTGGCGGGTCTTAGTATTTCCTGGGGAATATCGATGCATAAAGACGGAATTTATACTTTTCATAAAAGCTATAACGAAGCTGTCACCGCCTTTAATATCGGCCGCCAGCAGCACGAAATAGGGGAGCGGACGTTTTTTAGCGATACGAGGATGAATAGGCTGCTTATGGCCTTAAGCCATGAGAAAGAAATTGAGGAGATCGTAAAAAGCACGCTTCAGAAGCTGATTGAATATGATCAGAAGCGGCAGACGGACTTGATTCATACTTTTATTGTCTACAACAAATACAACAGCAATGTCAGCCAGACAGCACGCGCTTTAAACCTGCATAGGCAGTCCCTGCTGCACAGACTGCGGAATATAGAACAATTAACAGGGCTTTCTTTATTAAACGCTGACGATATGTTTTTATTAGAGCTGAGTGTCAGGCTGTGGATGCTGAAGAAAGTGGAGAACTAG
- the thiM gene encoding hydroxyethylthiazole kinase: MTIKLVNEVREKKPLIHNLTNEVVMNFSANGLLAFGGSPIMAMAKEDVSDIARLSDGVLINIGTLTEPHLQAMILAGKAANEKGIPVVIDPVGVGASSFRTEAFERILGEVKPAAIKGNLGEMAHIVGVSVETKGVDSVGEGNQEEVAKKVADQYDTLAVVTGKADVISDGKDVVYNQTGHEWLGKVTGSGCLLGSILAACLSTSGPPLEQAHAATRFYGLAAEKAARHRNVNGPGTFAARFIDALSMDLTKVEEA, encoded by the coding sequence ATGACGATTAAGCTCGTAAATGAAGTACGGGAAAAGAAACCGCTGATTCATAATTTAACGAACGAAGTCGTAATGAATTTTAGCGCCAACGGCCTATTGGCTTTTGGAGGTTCTCCGATTATGGCGATGGCCAAAGAAGATGTATCTGATATTGCCCGTCTCTCTGATGGTGTCTTAATAAATATCGGAACACTGACGGAGCCGCACCTGCAGGCGATGATTCTGGCAGGGAAAGCCGCGAATGAAAAAGGTATCCCTGTAGTCATTGACCCGGTTGGAGTCGGAGCGTCTTCTTTTCGAACAGAAGCGTTTGAGCGCATCCTCGGTGAAGTGAAGCCGGCAGCTATTAAAGGAAACCTTGGGGAAATGGCTCATATCGTTGGTGTTTCCGTTGAAACGAAAGGTGTTGACTCTGTCGGAGAAGGAAATCAAGAGGAAGTCGCTAAAAAAGTGGCAGACCAGTATGATACGCTTGCTGTCGTGACAGGCAAAGCAGATGTCATTAGTGATGGGAAGGACGTAGTCTATAATCAAACGGGGCATGAATGGCTAGGAAAGGTTACCGGGTCTGGCTGTCTGTTAGGTTCGATATTAGCGGCTTGCTTGTCCACATCCGGCCCTCCATTGGAACAGGCTCATGCGGCTACCCGTTTCTATGGACTGGCAGCTGAGAAAGCAGCACGTCACCGTAACGTAAACGGCCCCGGCACCTTTGCCGCGCGATTTATTGACGCTCTCTCCATGGACTTAACAAAAGTGGAGGAGGCGTAG